The Kangiella marina genome window below encodes:
- a CDS encoding class I SAM-dependent methyltransferase, with protein MEKNENVWTRYWSKGVINSCFYDDPSGNYGGEIKNFWVSVVERLSDKASMLDLCTGNGALISLVMSLEQSEGFDKYVGVDLASIQPIWLDKVEAEAKSKIKMLGNTAIEELPVSDSEFSLVVSQFGVEYCEIEGVIHQVERVLKNNGVFAAVIHHKESLIVKNAVEEKAHLDYLLTSETVKSTIEIMLGYMAKLKNKQNLKKIQADADANKAKLQFNSQVDELTKRAKASHCPDVIYELLDIVMLSFKAAQNEGLKFAKGTINNFWSELRDSRVRLENLINASLTESEIQNLIDKLHSNGLSEGSVVKLKESNQLLAWGLSAKKVKK; from the coding sequence TTGGAAAAAAATGAAAATGTCTGGACTCGATATTGGTCAAAAGGCGTAATAAATTCTTGTTTTTATGATGACCCTTCAGGTAACTATGGTGGAGAAATAAAAAACTTTTGGGTATCTGTTGTTGAGAGACTAAGTGATAAAGCTTCAATGTTAGATTTATGTACGGGAAATGGAGCATTGATATCCCTAGTTATGTCACTAGAGCAGTCTGAAGGTTTTGATAAATATGTAGGCGTAGACTTAGCTTCAATTCAACCAATCTGGTTAGATAAAGTTGAGGCTGAAGCGAAATCAAAAATTAAAATGTTGGGTAATACAGCAATTGAAGAGCTACCAGTTAGCGACTCAGAGTTTAGTTTGGTCGTAAGTCAGTTTGGCGTAGAATATTGTGAAATTGAAGGGGTGATACACCAGGTTGAAAGAGTATTAAAAAATAACGGAGTGTTTGCCGCAGTAATCCATCACAAAGAGTCTTTAATAGTAAAGAACGCTGTAGAAGAAAAAGCACACCTCGATTACCTACTTACGAGTGAAACCGTAAAAAGTACTATTGAGATAATGTTAGGTTATATGGCTAAGCTTAAAAATAAGCAGAACTTAAAAAAAATTCAGGCTGATGCAGATGCGAATAAAGCAAAATTGCAGTTTAACAGTCAAGTCGATGAGTTGACTAAAAGAGCTAAAGCTAGCCATTGCCCAGATGTGATTTACGAGTTATTAGACATTGTCATGTTAAGTTTTAAAGCTGCCCAAAACGAAGGTTTGAAGTTTGCTAAGGGCACTATTAATAATTTTTGGAGTGAGCTAAGAGACTCTCGTGTGAGGCTTGAAAATCTTATTAATGCGTCTCTAACGGAGAGTGAAATTCAAAACTTAATTGATAAATTACATAGTAATGGTTTAAGTGAAGGTTCAGTTGTGAAGCTAAAGGAAAGCAACCAACTGTTAGCTTGGGGGCTGAGTGCAAAAAAAGTCAAAAAATAA
- a CDS encoding TonB-dependent receptor: MTNKTMIAKAVKVALYSGFAASLAVGAPATFAAEEEEGAEAEKIVVTGSRLKRTDVEGALPVTVIDREQIDLSGDVSVADLLRNTTFNSFGSFRPQSGSSAQSFAELSLRGLGGGRSLILVDGRRAPSAPQVGSAQDLNSIPLAAVERIEILSDGASAIYGTDAIGGVVNVITRKDFDGAEVRVGASDPKRPGGSTDEGSIIFGASSDRASAYVGVSWNSREIVFQRDRPWSSGGVSTFGNNYQALATTTAFSGLSGVQNWTPDGSGCDAEGLFTIDGDAQNHCFYDFTALAADEAEIKNHAIFGRAQYQINDDWSTYFTASNSRVTSFGRYAPTPLFLFLPASSPNNYVGEDVLLRHRSLGTGTRDTNSDQDLYAAEWGFEGYLTDTVEMDFGIRRNEYKYDEFGRNYIVTPLMEAAAADGTYDILDPAGNPDSVLNSLKATINRESNTILDEVYVNTQFDLFEMGGGAARMLVGGEYRKETYQDKYDSLSEGGVIGGSAGNSAGGGRDVSALYFETLLPVVDNFEINLAGRYDDYSDFGDNFAPKVSFRYQPIDDVTLRASWGEGFRAPSLDILTAQPAFSADGTTDPDTCRFLTNNASCQTQTEAYALANPNLGPESSEQFSLGGAWQITDDLSMSADYYNIQLEDQITGIGTAEIVSCLRGFIPCPAGVSEIPNTARPGDASNGLGAAFSDPIPYDLDGDGTIGPNETIEPILFVQRGFINRGEIETSGLDLNVRNSLDMGGAGNLQTNFQVGYVQKYEIDGTDFVDQPGVPEVRANLSNTWSLGDFGLTWNVNYIADTLSTNGTFCDDFSDTANCVPDVDYDTTQPLRNSSWVTHDVQFNYATPWDGQISLGANNLTDKDPVLDIYEPAGRGYDFNLYDGYGRIVYLRYTQRF; the protein is encoded by the coding sequence ATGACTAACAAGACAATGATAGCTAAGGCTGTTAAAGTCGCTTTATATAGCGGTTTTGCTGCTTCTTTGGCTGTTGGCGCTCCAGCAACGTTTGCTGCTGAAGAAGAAGAGGGTGCTGAGGCTGAGAAGATTGTTGTTACTGGTTCACGTTTGAAGCGTACTGACGTTGAAGGCGCACTTCCAGTTACAGTAATCGATCGCGAACAAATCGATTTAAGTGGTGATGTATCTGTTGCTGATTTACTACGTAACACTACATTCAACTCTTTTGGTTCTTTCCGCCCACAGTCAGGTAGTTCTGCACAGTCTTTTGCTGAGCTTAGCTTACGTGGTTTAGGCGGTGGTCGTTCATTGATTTTGGTTGATGGACGTCGTGCTCCTTCTGCTCCACAAGTCGGTTCAGCGCAAGATTTGAACTCGATTCCATTGGCAGCGGTAGAAAGAATTGAAATTCTTTCAGACGGTGCATCAGCTATCTACGGTACAGATGCAATCGGTGGTGTTGTAAACGTTATCACTCGTAAAGATTTCGATGGCGCAGAAGTAAGAGTTGGCGCATCTGATCCAAAACGTCCAGGTGGTTCTACGGATGAAGGTTCAATCATTTTCGGTGCTTCTAGCGACAGAGCTAGTGCTTATGTAGGTGTTTCATGGAACAGCCGTGAAATCGTTTTCCAACGCGATCGTCCATGGTCTTCTGGTGGTGTTTCAACGTTTGGTAACAACTACCAGGCTCTAGCTACAACTACTGCATTCTCAGGCTTAAGCGGTGTTCAAAACTGGACTCCAGACGGTTCTGGCTGTGACGCAGAAGGTTTGTTCACGATTGATGGTGACGCACAAAACCATTGTTTCTATGACTTCACTGCATTAGCTGCGGATGAAGCTGAAATTAAAAATCACGCGATTTTTGGTCGTGCTCAATATCAAATCAATGATGATTGGTCGACTTACTTTACAGCTTCTAACTCACGTGTAACGTCTTTTGGTCGTTATGCTCCAACACCTTTATTCTTGTTCTTGCCAGCAAGCTCTCCTAATAACTATGTAGGTGAAGACGTGTTGCTTCGTCACCGTAGTTTAGGTACTGGTACTCGTGATACTAATTCAGATCAAGACCTTTATGCTGCTGAGTGGGGCTTCGAAGGTTACTTAACTGATACAGTAGAGATGGATTTTGGTATTCGTCGTAATGAGTATAAGTATGATGAGTTTGGTCGTAACTACATTGTTACTCCATTAATGGAAGCAGCAGCGGCAGATGGTACTTATGACATTCTAGATCCAGCTGGTAACCCAGATAGCGTTCTAAATTCTCTAAAAGCTACTATTAACCGTGAATCTAACACTATCCTTGATGAAGTTTACGTTAATACTCAATTCGACTTGTTCGAAATGGGCGGCGGCGCAGCTCGTATGTTGGTTGGTGGTGAATACCGCAAAGAAACATACCAAGATAAGTATGACTCTCTTTCTGAGGGTGGCGTGATTGGTGGTTCTGCTGGTAACTCTGCTGGCGGTGGTCGCGATGTTTCTGCATTGTACTTCGAGACTTTACTTCCTGTAGTTGATAACTTCGAGATCAACCTTGCGGGTCGTTACGATGACTATAGCGACTTTGGTGATAACTTTGCTCCTAAAGTATCGTTCCGTTACCAACCAATTGATGATGTAACATTACGTGCATCATGGGGTGAAGGTTTCCGTGCTCCATCTTTGGATATCTTAACTGCGCAGCCTGCATTCTCTGCAGACGGTACGACAGACCCGGATACTTGTAGATTCTTGACGAATAATGCAAGCTGTCAAACGCAAACAGAAGCATACGCTTTGGCTAATCCAAACCTAGGCCCAGAAAGCTCTGAGCAATTCAGCTTAGGTGGTGCATGGCAAATTACAGATGATTTGTCTATGTCAGCGGATTACTACAACATCCAACTGGAAGATCAAATCACAGGCATCGGAACAGCTGAAATCGTTTCTTGCTTACGTGGTTTTATCCCTTGCCCAGCAGGTGTATCGGAAATTCCTAACACAGCAAGACCTGGCGATGCGTCTAATGGTTTAGGTGCAGCATTCTCAGACCCAATTCCTTACGATCTTGATGGTGACGGAACTATTGGTCCTAATGAAACAATTGAGCCGATTTTATTTGTTCAACGTGGTTTCATTAACCGTGGTGAGATTGAGACTTCAGGTCTTGATTTGAACGTGAGAAATAGCCTTGATATGGGTGGCGCTGGTAACTTACAAACTAACTTCCAAGTTGGTTATGTACAGAAGTATGAAATTGACGGTACTGATTTCGTTGATCAACCAGGCGTACCAGAAGTTCGTGCTAACTTGAGCAACACTTGGTCGTTAGGAGACTTCGGTTTAACGTGGAATGTTAACTACATTGCCGATACTCTTTCTACTAACGGTACTTTCTGTGATGATTTCTCAGATACTGCTAACTGTGTGCCTGATGTAGACTACGATACAACACAGCCTCTACGTAACAGTAGCTGGGTAACGCATGACGTTCAGTTCAACTACGCTACTCCTTGGGATGGTCAAATCTCATTGGGTGCTAACAACTTGACTGATAAAGATCCTGTATTGGATATTTATGAGCCAGCTGGACGTGGTTATGACTTCAACCTATATGATGGTTACGGTCGTATCGTGTACTTACGTTACACTCAAAGATTCTAA
- the glnA gene encoding glutamate--ammonia ligase — MSVDNVLKMIEEYDVKFVDLRFTDTKGKEQHVTIPARVVDEDLLSDGKMFDGSSIAGWKGINESDMVLMPNTDTALIDPFYEDTTLLLRCDILEPATMTGYDRDPRSVARRAEEYLKSTGIADSAFFGPEPEFFIFEDVKFKSDISGSFYKIDDPEASWNSDKSYEGGNTGHRPRVKGGYFPVPPVDSSQDLRSQMCLVLESMGQVIEAHHHEVGTAGQNEIATQFNSLVNKADEIQIMKYVIHNVAHAYGKTATFMPKPLAGDNGSGMHVHMSLAKDGNNIFAGDKYAGLSEEALYYVGGIIKHAKALNALTNPSTNSYKRLVPGFEAPVMLAYSAKNRSASIRVPHVGSAKARRIEVRFPDPMANPYLAFAGLMMAGLDGIQNKIHPGDAMDKDLYDLPAEEAKSIPQVAGSLEEALNELDNDREFLTRGGVFSDDMLDAYIELKRGDVERLKLTPSPVEFDLYYSL, encoded by the coding sequence ATGTCTGTAGACAATGTTTTAAAAATGATCGAAGAATACGACGTTAAATTCGTTGATTTACGTTTCACCGATACCAAAGGTAAAGAGCAACACGTTACCATCCCAGCGCGTGTCGTTGATGAAGATTTATTGTCTGATGGTAAGATGTTTGATGGCTCATCAATTGCAGGCTGGAAAGGTATCAACGAGTCAGACATGGTGTTGATGCCGAATACGGATACAGCCCTTATCGATCCATTTTATGAAGACACTACTTTATTATTACGCTGCGATATCCTAGAGCCAGCGACAATGACTGGCTACGACCGCGACCCGCGCTCAGTAGCTCGCCGCGCTGAAGAGTATTTAAAGTCCACAGGTATTGCGGACTCCGCATTTTTTGGGCCAGAGCCTGAGTTTTTTATCTTTGAAGATGTAAAGTTCAAATCTGATATTAGCGGTTCTTTCTACAAAATTGACGACCCAGAAGCATCATGGAACTCTGACAAAAGTTATGAAGGCGGCAACACCGGCCACCGTCCGCGTGTTAAAGGCGGTTACTTCCCTGTTCCTCCAGTCGACTCGTCGCAAGACCTTCGTTCGCAAATGTGTTTAGTCCTAGAAAGTATGGGACAAGTAATCGAAGCACACCACCACGAAGTCGGTACCGCCGGTCAAAACGAGATCGCGACTCAGTTTAATTCATTAGTGAATAAAGCTGACGAAATTCAAATCATGAAGTACGTGATTCACAACGTGGCTCACGCTTACGGCAAAACAGCAACTTTCATGCCTAAGCCTCTTGCCGGTGATAATGGCTCAGGTATGCACGTCCACATGTCACTCGCGAAAGACGGTAACAACATCTTCGCTGGCGATAAATACGCAGGCTTGTCCGAAGAAGCACTGTATTATGTTGGTGGTATTATTAAGCATGCGAAAGCACTTAACGCTTTAACGAACCCTTCAACAAACTCGTACAAGCGCTTAGTACCAGGTTTTGAAGCCCCTGTTATGCTTGCTTACTCGGCCAAGAACCGCTCGGCATCGATTCGTGTACCTCACGTAGGCAGTGCTAAAGCACGCCGTATCGAGGTTCGCTTCCCGGACCCTATGGCTAACCCTTACTTGGCTTTCGCGGGTCTTATGATGGCCGGCTTAGATGGCATCCAGAACAAAATCCACCCGGGTGATGCTATGGATAAGGATTTGTACGATCTTCCTGCGGAAGAAGCTAAATCGATTCCACAGGTTGCTGGTTCGTTAGAAGAAGCCTTAAATGAGCTTGATAATGATCGCGAATTCTTAACCCGTGGCGGTGTATTCTCGGACGACATGCTGGATGCTTACATCGAACTCAAACGCGGTGACGTTGAGCGCTTGAAATTGACGCCTTCACCAGTTGAGTTTGATTTATACTACAGCCTATAA
- a CDS encoding response regulator: MSNASNSTVLIVDDDSSIRWVLARALSNAQFKVLSCDNGKQAMEIIRQDKPQLVITDIQMSGMSGLELLKSINQEWPDLPVIMITAYADTDLATKTHELGAFDYLPKPFDINHVIKLCQRAMDSQRERHDLPLWLQQIEKKIDSDYHQGNNQALIEMQQEFERFIVESALRLSQGHKQKAAKILGWGRNTLTRKLNYWQHDTASDTKEE, translated from the coding sequence ATGAGTAACGCTTCTAACAGCACCGTATTGATTGTTGATGATGATAGTTCAATTCGCTGGGTTTTAGCTCGCGCTTTGAGTAACGCGCAATTTAAAGTATTGTCCTGTGACAACGGCAAACAAGCAATGGAAATCATTCGCCAGGATAAACCACAGCTGGTTATTACCGATATCCAGATGAGCGGCATGAGCGGCTTAGAACTTCTAAAAAGCATTAATCAAGAATGGCCTGACTTGCCGGTCATCATGATCACCGCTTATGCCGATACCGACTTAGCCACCAAAACTCATGAACTTGGTGCTTTTGACTACCTTCCGAAACCGTTTGATATCAATCATGTCATTAAGCTCTGCCAGCGCGCAATGGACAGCCAGCGCGAGCGTCACGATCTGCCGCTGTGGTTACAGCAGATAGAAAAGAAAATTGATAGCGACTATCATCAGGGGAACAACCAAGCGCTGATTGAAATGCAACAAGAGTTCGAACGGTTTATCGTTGAGTCAGCCTTGCGCTTAAGCCAAGGCCATAAGCAAAAAGCAGCAAAAATATTAGGTTGGGGTCGCAATACTTTAACCCGTAAATTAAACTACTGGCAGCACGACACCGCCTCAGATACAAAAGAAGAATAG
- the glnL gene encoding nitrogen regulation protein NR(II), translating to MQLERLLDHISTAIIAFDAHGRFSYLNQAAEKAFSTSSKVLTGKRYSYFIASDSLPLGDILEGLRQNGQFVLDNVHLELLNGKAFTVDLIGHWLQAEEPYLIVEWQDPVHYPHRAQSRGLSMQNQVSERLLQKLAHEVKNPLSGIRGAAQLLAQECTDEPQKHFTEFTDIIEQETARLTQLVDRMLLSTHKASRVRMNIHETTEQVLELCQINLPKHIELKRDYDPSLPDFHCAPDSVYQAVLNITQNAIDACRSEPNAVITIKTRALPRHTIGDKQYPLTVCIQVEDDGPGVPEELQPNIFVPLISGKNSSGLGLGIAQSLVQQQQGLIDFKSSAGKTVFSVYLPVIDTASLAGASNE from the coding sequence ATGCAACTTGAGCGCCTGCTAGATCACATCTCAACAGCAATTATTGCGTTTGATGCGCATGGTCGCTTCAGTTATCTCAATCAAGCCGCAGAAAAAGCTTTCTCGACAAGCAGCAAAGTTTTAACTGGAAAACGCTACAGTTACTTTATTGCCAGCGACAGTTTACCTTTGGGGGATATTCTTGAAGGGCTGCGCCAAAATGGACAGTTCGTTTTGGATAATGTGCACTTAGAACTACTCAACGGCAAAGCCTTCACGGTTGATTTGATTGGCCATTGGCTGCAAGCAGAAGAGCCATATCTTATCGTCGAGTGGCAAGATCCTGTTCACTATCCACACCGAGCCCAAAGTCGAGGACTCTCGATGCAAAATCAAGTGAGTGAACGTTTATTACAGAAGTTGGCACACGAGGTTAAAAATCCCCTGAGCGGTATTCGTGGTGCTGCCCAGCTCTTAGCTCAAGAATGCACCGACGAACCACAAAAACACTTTACCGAGTTTACCGATATCATTGAGCAAGAAACCGCGCGCTTAACCCAGTTAGTGGATCGAATGTTGCTATCGACACACAAGGCTTCACGTGTCCGGATGAATATTCATGAGACCACCGAGCAAGTGTTAGAGCTGTGCCAGATTAACCTGCCTAAACATATCGAGCTTAAGCGTGATTACGACCCAAGCCTACCAGACTTTCATTGTGCTCCCGACTCCGTTTACCAAGCGGTGCTCAACATTACGCAAAATGCGATTGATGCTTGCCGCTCCGAGCCAAATGCCGTCATCACCATCAAGACGAGAGCATTACCGCGCCATACGATTGGCGATAAACAGTACCCTCTGACTGTTTGCATTCAAGTAGAAGATGATGGGCCAGGCGTTCCCGAGGAACTTCAGCCGAATATTTTTGTGCCACTGATCAGCGGCAAGAACAGCAGTGGCTTAGGGCTTGGTATTGCTCAAAGTTTAGTCCAGCAACAGCAAGGGTTAATCGATTTTAAATCCAGCGCAGGCAAGACCGTTTTTTCGGTCTACTTACCGGTGATCGACACAGCGTCACTAGCAGGTGCTAGCAATGAGTAA
- a CDS encoding putative 2OG-Fe(II) oxygenase, whose amino-acid sequence MLGKIKIQPSFAVPIIEVMNEDCSNLNSKLKEFFLEKERKGESYKNKDEYVQKNKQVYESRFDLFSWNNKHVGELRDFCWASVYNVVGKLNDYSTEELSRLHIANSSWFHITRNGGYFGVHNHANSAWSGVYCVDPGDEGEQEEETNGVLSFISPNMATTSYIDKSCSNLKSEYSRGNLQLKLKPGQLILFPSWLLHEVKPYFGNKERITVAFNCWFKYAG is encoded by the coding sequence ATGCTTGGAAAAATAAAAATACAGCCTTCATTTGCTGTGCCTATTATTGAGGTTATGAATGAAGACTGCAGTAATCTAAATAGTAAGCTTAAAGAGTTTTTTTTGGAAAAGGAACGAAAAGGTGAGTCCTATAAAAACAAGGATGAATACGTTCAAAAAAACAAGCAAGTGTATGAAAGTCGATTTGACTTATTTTCATGGAACAATAAGCATGTAGGTGAACTACGAGACTTTTGCTGGGCTAGTGTCTATAACGTAGTTGGGAAGCTAAACGATTATAGTACTGAAGAGCTCAGTAGACTTCATATCGCTAATTCTAGTTGGTTCCATATAACTAGGAATGGTGGCTACTTTGGAGTCCACAACCATGCTAACTCAGCTTGGTCTGGGGTATATTGTGTTGATCCAGGGGATGAGGGAGAGCAGGAAGAGGAAACTAATGGTGTTCTAAGTTTCATTTCACCAAATATGGCCACAACATCCTATATTGATAAGTCATGCTCAAACCTAAAAAGTGAATACTCTCGAGGAAACCTACAGCTTAAGCTCAAGCCGGGACAATTAATTCTGTTTCCTTCTTGGTTATTGCATGAGGTTAAACCTTACTTTGGAAACAAAGAAAGGATCACTGTTGCTTTTAACTGTTGGTTTAAATACGCAGGTTAG
- a CDS encoding DUF4124 domain-containing protein, giving the protein MMKPLRYILLTITLLGTSTVASSADETVMYKKVDENGKITFTDKPIPGSTPITIKTNTNVVDTPKPILRPRKDSDESSEDDDKPFQYQVLAVDSPQHDQAVRANTGDMNVIVGITPSLQPNHSLQLIMDGSPVGSQQKVPYFSLNNVDRGTHELSVAVINDTNKKTLQTSQPVTFHLLRASILNR; this is encoded by the coding sequence ATGATGAAGCCATTACGATATATATTGCTAACTATTACATTGCTTGGCACCTCTACTGTAGCTAGCTCTGCAGATGAAACGGTCATGTACAAGAAAGTGGATGAGAATGGCAAAATCACCTTCACCGATAAACCCATTCCCGGCTCCACTCCGATAACCATAAAAACCAATACCAATGTTGTGGATACGCCTAAACCCATTTTGCGTCCGCGAAAGGACTCAGACGAGTCTTCCGAGGACGATGATAAGCCTTTCCAGTACCAAGTGCTGGCAGTTGACAGCCCACAGCATGATCAGGCAGTACGAGCTAATACAGGCGATATGAACGTCATCGTAGGAATAACTCCAAGTCTTCAGCCTAATCATAGCCTGCAACTCATAATGGACGGTTCTCCAGTAGGCTCACAGCAGAAGGTTCCGTATTTCTCATTGAATAATGTTGATCGGGGTACACACGAGCTGTCAGTGGCAGTCATCAATGATACTAACAAGAAAACCCTACAAACCAGTCAGCCGGTTACCTTTCACCTGCTGAGGGCGTCTATCCTTAACCGCTAA